From the Solirubrobacterales bacterium genome, the window GCCACGGTGAACAACGTCACCGACATCGGTGACGCCGCCAGAAGCTTTCAGCAGGGCGTCGAGAACTCCTCCGGCAACGGCAGTTCCGCCAAGTAGCCGCCACTCCCTCTCGCTCCGGTCCCGACCCCTCCGTTCCCGCCCCGGGCGGAACGGTGGGGACGTCCCGCGCCTGAGCCCGGATCAAGTGCCGTGAAGATCTACTCCTGGAACGTGAACGGGATCCGGGCGGTGGTCCGCAAGGGTGAGTTCGGCCCCTTCGTGGATACTCACTCGCCGGATGTGATCTGCCTGCAGGAAACGAAGGCCACCCGCGGCCAGGCCGAGCTGGATCTGCCCGAGTACGAGGAGTTCTGGAACTCGGCCGAGCGCAAGGGTTACTCGGGCACCGCGATCTTCAGTCGGGAGAAGCCGATCTCGACCATGAACGACTTCGCCGACGGGATCTCGGCCGAGTTCGGCCTGACCGCCGATGAGTACGGCGATCCGATGCGCGAAGGCCGGGTACTGACCGCCGAGTACGCGCAGTTCTTCCTGGTCACCGCCTACGTCCCGAATGCGAAACGGGACCTGACCCGACTCAAGCTACGGGAGAAGCAGTGGGATCCGGCGATGCTGGCCCACCTTCAGGAGCTGGAGAGGACCAAGCCGGTCGCCTTCTGCGGGGATCTCAACGTAGCCCACACCGAGGACGACCTGGCCAACCCCAAAGCGAACCGGGGAGAGCACGGCTTCACCGACGAGGAGCGATCCGGCTTTCAGCGGTTCATCGACGCCGGGTTCATCGACACCTACCGCGAGTTCAACAAGGGCAACGGCCACTACAGCTGGTGGTCGTACATGTCGAAAGCGAGGGAGCGAAACGCGGGCTGGCGGATCGACTACTTCCTGATCTCGGAAGGCCTCCGCCCCGCCCTGACCGGTGCCGCGATCCACACCGACGTGATGGGTTCCGACCACTGCCCGGTCTCGATGGATGGCCCGATCGTTTTGTTGGTCATCGTTTCTCCTTTCGATCACGCACAAATGCGGTTGCCCCAATCTCTTTAAGCTGGGCACCCATGGCCGCTTTCGAAACCTGGTAGCGGCCAGCCAACGCCGACCGATCGGTGATCCCCGCCGCCAAGGTCATACTTCAGCCACGGCTTCGGGATGAGTACCTGAGCGGCGAAGTAGTCGGCTACCTTCTCGCGGCGTTTGAGTCCCCGGTAGATCGCTTTGTCTGCCGGATCGTCGATGACGTGCTTGAGTTCGTGAAAGAGCGTCATGCGACGCCTCTCCGGCGACTCATCGCTTGAAAGCTCAAGCGTCCACCTCATCCGTCCCAGGTGACCTTGCCCGAGTGATCCATCCCCGCACGGTGAATGACCGTGATGTCCGGAAAAAGGCCGACAACCTCAGCTGGCACGGGTGGCTGTTCGATGCCACCTCAGCTAGCAACACCCAAGCTGGGTCTCCGCCAGCCTCTTGGCGTCCCTCATCGAGGTTCGCCATTCCGGGACGAGCGCCCTGAGCTTCCCATGAAACGAGAGTTAGAGGCAGTGGCATGTGATGATCCCACCTCCCCGCACAGCATCTAGTCTTCGGGTTGCCTCTGATTCGGCTCGTTGATCAGCTTTCGTTCGGTCGATCTTGTCGTACCCGGTGCCATGCTTGGCCCGAAATAGGTTCGTACCTCTGGAAGCCGTGCCGCCAAGTATCCGCCCGTGGTCCGGTTTATCTCCTCCGGGTCGATGTCGAGTAGTGAAGCGATCTCGATCAGCTTGTCGACACTTGGGCGCATGTACACCCCCGCTCCAACCTCAACTGTCGGGCCGGGTTGATGTGAACCCGAAACGCGAACTCGCGCAGCGAAGACCCCTTCAAAATTCTCTGTTTTGTGATCAGGCAAACCAGATCCTTCGCCTGTGATTCGTTCATGCATCTTCCTTGTTTACACCTCCATCATATAATGCACTATTGTTTTAAGTAAACGGTCACATTCCGATACATAGCTGCCATCGGTATGGCGATCCCTTACTCGTATATTTGGGATCTTGACGTTACCGTTGTGGCAGCCGATATGCAGCCTGTGAAAGGCTGACCACCAGCCCAAAGCGGTCGCCTCGGGCTGGTGGTTTCGCCATCTACTTGTCGTCGGTCAGGACCTTGATCTTTTCTTCGATCAAGGATTTCTTCTCGTCGGCGGAACCTTTGAGCGCCTCGTGTTCCCGGGCGGCCTCTTCGGCCCGCCCCGGGCAGCCTCGATCTCCTTGTCGATCGAATCGATCGAGGCCTGAAGGGTCTTTACGGCCGACTCGACCGCGTCGGCGGGGGAGTCGTTTCGCGCTTCCGGGTGCGACGCCTTGCACGCCGCCACCTTCGGTTTTGCGTTTGTGGCCGTAATAGGTTCCACGGGTGGGTCCACCGGCTGCTGAAACTGCTCTGCCAGCTGCCGAAACGCGTCGGCCTTGGTCGAGCCCTGCTCGACCAACCGATTGACGGACTCGTACACCTGCTGCGCCTTCGATATTGACATCGAAAACATCTCCTTCTTGGTAGATGACTTTGACGCCACCCGCGAAAACCATGGCCTTCACGAGCAGCGGACAGTCATCCAAAGCCAAACGCCCTAACGTAAGGGCGTGGGGTCTCGCAGCGATCGAAGCTGCGAAGCCCCTCCTGAGCGGTTTCACTTTCCCGCCTTGGTTGGCCCCAGTGGCGGAGGCGGTGGTGGGCAGTCCGCACGTACTCGAGTTCGCGTTCAACCCCGAGAAACTGGCGGCCCTCCAAAACGGCGGCGATCCAGTGGACGATCCAGTGAACGGGTCAAGCACCAACCCGCGAGGAGGAGCGACCAGGCGGGTAAGCCAACGCATCAGGGAGATCGGTTTGACGGTCTGGTGGGTATTTTGCCCTTGGTCGAACGTTGCCGGTCGGACGCATGATCGACATTTTTCTGGTCGGTAACCGTTCCAGCCCGGCCTCGCGTTCTGCCCGCCCCGCCTTGGTGGAGAAGAAGATGCGACCGGCCGGTGTGTTCGCTGCTTTGCCGGTTGATGCGCGCCGGGACATCCCGCAACACAGCCCCGGATTCGCACTCGTGATGGTGGGTGAACGTGACGTTCGCCGGCCAACGTCCCGACCCGTCCTTGCTTTCGGGATCAAAGATCTCGGTGAGCGCAATGTTGAGCAATCCCGGTGCCGTGCCTTGCGTGGTTTTCAGACAGCGTGCCTTCCGGAGCCTTTCGGGCCAAAAGGATCGGTTCGTAGGCTGGTTTCAATCCGGATCCCATGCGTCCGGGTAACGACAGGTTCGGCATCCCCGACGAGTAGAGCCACATCAGCACGTCGCGGATCTCGAGCCGGTGTCTTCGATCGCGCTGGTGAGCCGGTGGAAGGTGCGAGCCGCCCCGAAACTCACCAGATGCCCGCCAGGCTTCAACACGCGAAACGCTTCGACACCCCA encodes:
- a CDS encoding exodeoxyribonuclease III; translation: MKIYSWNVNGIRAVVRKGEFGPFVDTHSPDVICLQETKATRGQAELDLPEYEEFWNSAERKGYSGTAIFSREKPISTMNDFADGISAEFGLTADEYGDPMREGRVLTAEYAQFFLVTAYVPNAKRDLTRLKLREKQWDPAMLAHLQELERTKPVAFCGDLNVAHTEDDLANPKANRGEHGFTDEERSGFQRFIDAGFIDTYREFNKGNGHYSWWSYMSKARERNAGWRIDYFLISEGLRPALTGAAIHTDVMGSDHCPVSMDGPIVLLVIVSPFDHAQMRLPQSL
- a CDS encoding ImmA/IrrE family metallo-endopeptidase → MRWTLELSSDESPERRRMTLFHELKHVIDDPADKAIYRGLKRREKVADYFAAQVLIPKPWLKYDLGGGDHRSVGVGWPLPGFESGHGCPA